A single Aulosira sp. FACHB-615 DNA region contains:
- a CDS encoding transglycosylase domain-containing protein translates to MSPGNQYKNEESTDESLSPTKVGKASQVFGRVAHVSSGIVKIFTSREKPFYRRFWFWAVLTVGSGVVGTKYIVTSIDKTLPDKSELQAVVREQTLTIKAADGEILQQQGEATREQLKITQIPDTLKKAFIASEDRRFTEHNGIDPQGIARAGLNNLRSQNVVEGGSTITQQLARILFLKQEKTIWRKLKEVRLAQKLEKEFTKDQILERYLNLVYLGSGAYGVADAAWVYFSKPVDQLTLAEAATIAGLAPAPSLYSPAQNPEAAKQRRNLVLQRMREDGIITAAESQAAAQEPLVVKTSLPKRLQVESPYFTSYVQQELPKYVPADVLAAGGLTVETTLELKWQQAAEAAVTKVLQNQGRWENFKQAALVAIEPRSGEIKAMVGGKDFGTNQFNRVTQAKRQPGSTFKGFVYAAAIATGKSPYDTYLDAPFVVDGYEPKNYGEKFRGMMNMRDALTRSVNIVALKVLLDVGFEPTIKLAHDMGIKSKLNRHYSLALGSNEVNLLELTSAYGSFATQGLHVEPHGIRRILNRQGQVIWSADFKSQRALDADSAAIMTWMLRNVVVEGTGAAAQLDNRPVAGKTGTSDEARDLWFIGYIPQVVAGVWLGNDNNRPTYGASGSAAYTWHEFMEKVTEGMPVEKFPERPKLEGRKGTIKAEPVKSKKIRNSSSDNNEEVSSSDSDDSSSSRRRRRNSYQQQEDNSETPRRRRRYQAQEDSSDTPRRGRRSRTGENESSATATEPSRSRRNSRQTGSDSAAPRNSQPASTGNNSGSSGSGGTSTPSWRDRLRPKSSSQ, encoded by the coding sequence TTGTCGCCTGGGAATCAATATAAAAATGAAGAATCCACCGACGAGAGCTTAAGCCCAACCAAGGTGGGAAAAGCCAGCCAAGTATTTGGCCGGGTGGCTCATGTTTCCTCTGGAATAGTCAAGATATTCACCAGTAGGGAAAAGCCATTTTATCGTCGTTTCTGGTTTTGGGCAGTACTCACTGTCGGTAGTGGCGTGGTTGGTACGAAATATATCGTCACCTCCATCGATAAAACTCTGCCGGATAAATCAGAATTACAAGCTGTGGTTCGGGAACAAACCTTAACCATCAAAGCTGCTGATGGAGAAATTCTCCAACAGCAAGGAGAAGCTACCAGAGAACAACTTAAAATCACACAAATTCCTGATACTTTAAAAAAAGCCTTTATTGCCTCAGAAGACCGCAGATTTACAGAACACAATGGTATTGATCCCCAAGGGATTGCCAGAGCAGGTTTAAATAACTTGCGATCGCAAAATGTCGTCGAAGGTGGTAGCACCATTACCCAACAATTAGCCCGGATTTTATTCTTAAAACAAGAAAAAACCATCTGGCGCAAACTCAAAGAAGTTCGTCTCGCCCAGAAACTTGAAAAAGAATTTACTAAAGACCAAATTTTAGAACGTTATTTGAATTTGGTTTACTTAGGTTCCGGTGCCTATGGTGTAGCTGATGCCGCTTGGGTATACTTCAGCAAACCAGTAGACCAACTAACTTTAGCCGAAGCAGCCACCATTGCTGGTTTAGCCCCTGCACCGAGTTTATATTCGCCAGCCCAAAATCCAGAAGCCGCGAAACAAAGACGCAATCTGGTATTACAACGGATGCGGGAAGATGGAATTATTACCGCCGCCGAAAGTCAAGCAGCTGCTCAAGAACCCTTAGTGGTCAAAACGAGTTTGCCCAAACGGTTACAAGTAGAGTCACCATATTTTACAAGTTACGTCCAGCAAGAATTACCCAAATATGTTCCCGCAGACGTGCTGGCGGCTGGAGGGTTAACAGTAGAAACCACCTTAGAACTGAAATGGCAACAAGCCGCCGAAGCCGCAGTTACAAAAGTATTACAAAATCAAGGGCGCTGGGAAAACTTTAAGCAAGCCGCTTTAGTGGCCATTGAACCCCGCAGTGGTGAAATTAAAGCAATGGTGGGCGGTAAAGACTTTGGCACAAACCAATTTAATCGTGTTACCCAAGCCAAACGTCAACCAGGCTCAACATTTAAGGGATTTGTCTACGCTGCGGCGATCGCGACTGGCAAAAGCCCTTACGATACTTATTTAGATGCACCCTTTGTCGTCGATGGTTACGAACCCAAAAACTATGGCGAAAAATTCCGGGGCATGATGAATATGAGAGATGCGCTCACGCGCTCCGTGAACATAGTTGCATTGAAAGTTTTACTAGATGTCGGATTTGAGCCAACAATTAAACTAGCCCACGATATGGGCATTAAATCAAAACTGAATCGCCATTATTCTCTCGCCCTCGGTTCTAATGAAGTCAACCTTCTAGAATTAACCAGCGCCTACGGCAGCTTTGCCACCCAGGGCTTACACGTTGAACCCCACGGTATTCGGCGCATTCTGAACCGCCAAGGTCAAGTTATCTGGTCAGCCGATTTTAAATCACAACGGGCTTTAGATGCTGATAGTGCCGCCATCATGACTTGGATGTTGCGTAACGTGGTTGTCGAAGGTACGGGTGCAGCAGCCCAACTCGATAATCGGCCTGTAGCTGGGAAAACTGGCACTTCCGACGAAGCTAGAGATTTGTGGTTTATTGGCTACATCCCGCAAGTTGTGGCAGGCGTTTGGCTAGGTAACGATAATAACCGTCCTACCTATGGTGCTAGTGGTAGTGCGGCTTACACCTGGCACGAATTTATGGAAAAAGTGACAGAGGGAATGCCAGTCGAAAAATTCCCCGAAAGACCAAAATTAGAAGGTCGCAAAGGCACAATTAAAGCCGAACCTGTTAAATCGAAAAAAATCCGCAACAGTTCCAGTGACAATAATGAGGAGGTAAGTTCCAGCGACTCTGATGATAGCAGTTCATCTCGCAGACGACGCAGAAATAGTTACCAGCAGCAAGAAGATAATTCAGAAACACCCAGAAGACGGCGGCGATATCAAGCCCAAGAAGATAGCAGTGACACACCCAGAAGAGGGCGACGCTCTCGTACAGGCGAAAATGAATCTAGTGCCACAGCCACAGAACCATCTCGTTCTCGCCGCAACTCCAGGCAAACAGGATCAGACTCGGCCGCACCGCGTAATTCTCAACCTGCTTCCACTGGTAATAATTCTGGTTCTTCAGGTTCTGGTGGAACATCAACACCCAGTTGGCGCGATAGACTAAGACCAAAGTCTTCTTCACAATAG